CTCGTGACGAACATCGCTCTGGTCGCGGGCGTGGGCGGTGCCGGGGCGAACGGCCACTTCATGGTGCTCTCCGGCACGGCCGGACTGGTGGCCGGGGCGTTCTCAATGGCGCTGGGCGAGTACAGCTCGGTGGAGACGCAGAACAATTCCGTGCGATCCGAGTCGGTGAAGGAACGCGCGGAATTGGTGCGCGACCCGGTCGGGGAAAGAGCGGAACTCGCCGACATGTTCGTCGAGGACGGGATGAGCCGGGAGACCGCCGAGCGCGCCGCCGCGGAAATCCACGAGAACACCGACCAGGCGGTGCGCACGCACCTGGTGCACGAACTCGGCGTGGACCCGCAGGAACAGCCGTCGCCGCTGGTCGCGGCAGGCTCGTCGTTCCTGTGCTTCGCGATGGGAGCGTTGATCCCGCTGCTGCCGTTCCTGGCGGGCGCGGACTCGCTGCCGCTGGGCTTGCTGGCCGGGGCGATCGGCCTGTTCATCTCCGGTGCGCTGGTCGCGCGCTTCACCACCCGGCCTTGGTGGTGGAACGGCACCCGCCAGCTGCTGTTCGGTGCGCTCGCGGCGGGCGCGACCTTCCTGGTGGGGCAGCTCATCGGGGTCTCGGCGGCCTGATCGCGATTGGCGGAGGGAACCCCTGGGGTGTCGGCCGGTCGTGGATCTGGGCGCGCCGATGTGGTTCCCTCCTGGTGGGACGTCCCGTCTCACAACGGCGTGGACGGGCGTCTCTTCACCGCACCGCCGTTCAGCGCGCGTCGCGGGAGCGGATGAGGACGTCGATCCCGTCGAGTACCCGCGCCAGCCCGAACTCGAAGTGGTGCTCCGCACTGCTGGCGGCGCCGTGCGCCGAGCCCGCGGCGCTGCCGACCTTCGCCGCGGTGGGGAAGTGCTCCGGATCGAGCAGCCGGTCCAGCAGCGGGGCGTGCGCCTGCCACCACTGCTCATCGGTGAGCCCGGTGCGGCGTTCCGCGTCGGCCGCCTCCAGCGCGCCGCGCGCGGCCGTGCGGGCGTGGCCGAGGACGAGGCTCAGCACCGAATCCATTTCGACCTCGCTGAGGCCGATGCCGTCGACGGTCCGCAGCTCGCGTTCGTACTTGGCGGTCTCCTGCGGTCCGAGCACCGGCCGGGCGGTCGCGATCTCCAGCGTCCACGGGTGCCTGCGGTGCAGGTCCCAGTTCTGCCGCGCCACGTGTTCGAGCCGGGCCCGCCAGCCGGTGACCTCGGGGCCGGGCGCCTCGGTCTCGCCGTAGACGGTGTCGAGCATGACGTCGATCAGGTCGTCCTTGCCGGGCACGTAGGTGTAGAGCGACATCGTCCCGGCGCCGAGGCGTTCGGCGACGCCGCGCATGGACAGCGCGGCGAGCCCTTCCGCGTCGGCGAGCGCGATGCCGGCCCGCACGATCTCGTCCGCGCCGAGGCCCGGTTTGCGGGAACGGTGCTCCGGGGCCCGCCACAGCAGTGCCAGCGTCCGCGCCGGGTCCCGTTTCCTGATCACCATGCACGCTCCTGTTCGCCGTCCGATGTTCCGGACGCCGCGTGCCGGGGCCGGATTCGGCCACCTAGCCTAGCCAACCCGCCGCGCCGCTTCACCGATCCCGATCATCAAACCCCGCCACCCCGACCACTCGGCACCCAGCGACCCGGATGAACGGCCCGTTCGCCCAATCCTGTTCGACGAACGGTCCGTTGACTCCGAAGCACCACGCGCAGGTCGCCGAGGTGGCGGGAGTGGGTGAGCGGCCCGTTCGCCCAATTCCGTTGGACGAACGGTCCGTTGACTCGAAACCACATGTCCGCGTCGGCGGGGCCGGAGTGGGTGAGCGGCCCGTTCGTCCAATGTCGTTGGTCGAACGGGCCGTTCACTTCGTTCGGTGGGGGCGCGGCGGGGTGGTGCGGCGGTATAAGGGGCGTATGCCTGCTGCTGGTACCACCGCTGTGGTGTTTCCCGTGCCCGGAGCCGATGCGTTGCTGCGCGCCGTCGGCGAGCGGTTCCCCGGTGCGGTGCGCGCCGGGTTCCCCGCGCACATCACGGTCCTCCACCCGTTCCTGCCGCTGTCCGATGTGGACGATGAGGTGGTGGCGGAGCTGGCCGCGATGTTCGCCCGCCGCGGCCCGCTGCGGGTGGAGTTCGCCGTGTCCGAGCAGCGGCGCCACTTCGACGAGGGCTTCGTGGCGCTGCTCCTCGAACCGGACGGCCCGCTGCGCGAGCTCACCGCCGAGCTCGGCGCTCGGTGGGACCTGCGCCCGTACGGCGGCGCCTACGGCGAGCCGGATCCGCACGTGACGGTCGCGCTCGACGTGGCGCCGGAGCAGGCCGGGCTCATCGCCGAGCAGGCGGCGGGCGCGCTCCCGCCGCCCGCCGACCTCGACGAGGCGTGGCTGGTGGCCTTCGACGGAACCTGGTCGCTGCGAGCGCGCCTACCGCTGGCTCCCGGAGGGGGCGGTCAGTAGACGCCGTCTTCGCCGTTGGCGGCGCGCAAGGTGCGCATGGCCTCGGCGAGCGCCTCCGAACGGTCCAGCCCCAGTGGTGCGAGCACGCGGCGGCGCAGGATCTCCGCGCAGGCTTCGCGCGCCCGCTCGGCGACGTCGCGGCCGTGGTCGGTGAGCACCGCGTAGGTGACCCGCCGGTCGGTGTCGCAGGGTTCGCGCACGATGAGGTCCGCCGCGGCGAGCCGGTCGGCGACCTTGGTGAAGCCGCCGCTGCTGAGCGCTGCTTCGCGGGCGAGCCGGGTCATCGGCATCTTGTGCTCGGGGGAGCGCACCAGCCGCAGCAGGATGTCGAAGGAGCCCGGGGCGAGGCCGAAGCGTTCGGCGATCTCGCTCATCAGGCGGTCCTGGGTGAGGTGGTAGCCCTCGATGACCAGTCCCCACCAGGTGACGATCTCGTCGTCGTCGGTGTTGGGGTCGGGGCGGGTGCCGGGTATCGCCGCGCCGTTGCCGCCCGCTCCGTTGTCTGCGGTTCCGGTCGCCCGGACCGCGTTCGTGGCGCTGCCGCCGCTCACCTGGTCTCCCCTCGCCTCGTCCGTTCGCGGTAGCCAGTCTACCTCTCTCATGTCTCGTGCAGAAATATCTTGCGTGGAAGACAAAACTCTCCTAAGCTTCGTGTCGCGGAGCCGCGAGGCTCCGAAGGTGGAAATCGGCCGGGCCAGTGTCCGGCATCAAGAAGGAGTTGATCATGGCCGACCCAGTCAAGCTCAGCGTCATCTACTACTCGTCGACGGGAACGATCAGCGAGATCGCGAACGCCCTGGTCGCCGAGGCGGAGAAGGCCGGTGCCGAGGTGCGCCTGCGCAAGGCGCCCGAGCTTGCTCCCGACGCGGCGATCGACTCGAACCCGGCGTGGCGCGCGAACATCGACGCCACGGCCTCGGTGCAGGAGGTCGCCGCCGACGACGTCGTCTGGGCCGACGCGGTGATCTTCGGTTCGCCGACGCGCTACGGCAACATCGCCGCGCAGCTCAAGCAGTTCATCGACACCC
This window of the Saccharopolyspora gloriosae genome carries:
- a CDS encoding 2'-5' RNA ligase family protein; its protein translation is MPGADALLRAVGERFPGAVRAGFPAHITVLHPFLPLSDVDDEVVAELAAMFARRGPLRVEFAVSEQRRHFDEGFVALLLEPDGPLRELTAELGARWDLRPYGGAYGEPDPHVTVALDVAPEQAGLIAEQAAGALPPPADLDEAWLVAFDGTWSLRARLPLAPGGGGQ
- a CDS encoding MarR family winged helix-turn-helix transcriptional regulator codes for the protein MPGTRPDPNTDDDEIVTWWGLVIEGYHLTQDRLMSEIAERFGLAPGSFDILLRLVRSPEHKMPMTRLAREAALSSGGFTKVADRLAAADLIVREPCDTDRRVTYAVLTDHGRDVAERAREACAEILRRRVLAPLGLDRSEALAEAMRTLRAANGEDGVY
- a CDS encoding TetR/AcrR family transcriptional regulator encodes the protein MVIRKRDPARTLALLWRAPEHRSRKPGLGADEIVRAGIALADAEGLAALSMRGVAERLGAGTMSLYTYVPGKDDLIDVMLDTVYGETEAPGPEVTGWRARLEHVARQNWDLHRRHPWTLEIATARPVLGPQETAKYERELRTVDGIGLSEVEMDSVLSLVLGHARTAARGALEAADAERRTGLTDEQWWQAHAPLLDRLLDPEHFPTAAKVGSAAGSAHGAASSAEHHFEFGLARVLDGIDVLIRSRDAR
- a CDS encoding VIT1/CCC1 transporter family protein — encoded protein: MVATNEHDGTDEIGHTHADVSGGWLRPAVFGAMDGLVTNIALVAGVGGAGANGHFMVLSGTAGLVAGAFSMALGEYSSVETQNNSVRSESVKERAELVRDPVGERAELADMFVEDGMSRETAERAAAEIHENTDQAVRTHLVHELGVDPQEQPSPLVAAGSSFLCFAMGALIPLLPFLAGADSLPLGLLAGAIGLFISGALVARFTTRPWWWNGTRQLLFGALAAGATFLVGQLIGVSAA